A stretch of the Bradyrhizobium arachidis genome encodes the following:
- a CDS encoding ATP-binding protein, with protein sequence MSVFARGHFFRWFARPLVVAGTVLLMLFAATALLGLEYWQERQTAHHVVGHSRQVLETLDRLRAIIAELENERRGYLMTLDPAYLKAYGVSDEGVRREAQALQTLVASDPAQSHRATHLTLTLSAKLREIDELVKTAGTSGLAALAMTRSMDQIRSQIDLMVDHERFLLAERESRAEAFEQRWIWLIAAAVVLVVALAGAALALARFEARRRRTTTEENVQLHSDLLVRDRKIRRLVDSSIIGIIIWDLDGLIFDANDAFLQMVGYDREDLASGRLHRHTLTPPEWSGGDARNIAELMETGSVRPFEKEYIRKDGGRVPVLIGGTMFEESRNQGVSFVLDLTQRKQAEAEARESERRYREALMELAHANRVSTMGQLTASIAHEINQPIAAVVANAQAGLNWLARQPPNLVQLRQSLEYVVSDGLRAGDVIGRIRALIKKTPPRKEDLEINQMVLEVIALTRGQAHKKHVSVQTQLTEGLPLIQADRVQLQQVILNLIVNAVEAMSEVSEGTRELLISTDREGANGVLISLRDSGPGLDPKNVDRLFEAFYTTKAAGMGMGLAICRSIIEAHGGRMWAGANEPRGAVFQFTLPLEPDETASAGMDADLPTVRRRAS encoded by the coding sequence ATGTCAGTCTTTGCTCGGGGCCATTTTTTTCGGTGGTTTGCCCGTCCGCTCGTCGTGGCGGGTACGGTGCTGCTGATGCTGTTTGCCGCGACCGCTCTTCTCGGCCTGGAATATTGGCAGGAGCGACAGACGGCTCATCACGTCGTTGGGCATAGCCGCCAGGTGCTCGAAACGCTTGATCGACTGCGGGCGATCATCGCCGAACTGGAGAACGAAAGGCGCGGGTATCTGATGACCCTCGATCCCGCCTATCTCAAGGCCTATGGCGTCTCCGACGAAGGCGTGCGACGAGAGGCGCAGGCGCTACAGACGCTGGTTGCAAGCGATCCAGCGCAGAGCCATCGCGCCACACATCTGACGCTGACCCTTTCAGCAAAGCTGCGCGAGATCGACGAGTTGGTGAAGACGGCCGGCACCTCGGGGCTGGCGGCGCTGGCGATGACCCGCAGCATGGATCAGATACGGTCGCAAATCGATCTGATGGTGGATCACGAGCGCTTCCTGCTCGCCGAACGGGAGTCACGCGCCGAGGCGTTCGAGCAACGCTGGATCTGGCTCATTGCTGCCGCCGTTGTCCTTGTCGTCGCGCTCGCCGGTGCCGCGCTGGCGCTCGCGCGCTTCGAAGCGAGACGACGCAGAACGACAACAGAGGAGAATGTTCAGCTTCACAGCGATCTGTTGGTGCGCGACAGGAAGATCCGTCGCCTGGTCGACTCCAGCATCATCGGGATCATCATCTGGGACCTCGACGGTCTGATCTTTGATGCGAACGATGCCTTTCTCCAAATGGTTGGCTACGATCGGGAAGATCTCGCCTCGGGTCGTCTGCACCGCCACACGCTGACGCCGCCGGAATGGAGCGGCGGCGACGCGCGCAACATCGCGGAGTTGATGGAGACCGGGTCCGTCCGGCCGTTCGAGAAGGAGTACATTCGTAAGGACGGCGGCCGGGTGCCCGTGCTGATCGGCGGCACGATGTTCGAGGAAAGCAGAAATCAAGGCGTCAGTTTTGTCCTCGATTTGACCCAGCGAAAGCAGGCGGAAGCCGAAGCCCGCGAAAGCGAGCGGCGCTACCGTGAAGCCCTGATGGAGCTAGCGCACGCCAATCGCGTCAGCACGATGGGGCAACTGACAGCTTCGATCGCCCATGAAATCAACCAGCCGATCGCGGCGGTGGTGGCCAACGCGCAGGCCGGGTTGAACTGGCTGGCCCGTCAGCCGCCAAACCTGGTGCAACTCCGGCAGTCGCTCGAATACGTCGTCAGCGACGGCCTGCGAGCCGGCGACGTCATCGGCCGGATCCGGGCGCTCATCAAAAAGACGCCGCCGCGCAAGGAGGATCTCGAGATCAACCAGATGGTGCTTGAAGTCATCGCCCTGACCCGTGGCCAAGCGCACAAGAAACATGTCTCGGTGCAAACGCAACTCACGGAGGGCTTGCCACTCATTCAGGCGGATCGGGTCCAGCTCCAGCAAGTGATCCTGAACTTGATCGTCAACGCGGTCGAGGCGATGAGCGAGGTCAGCGAGGGAACACGGGAGTTGCTGATCAGCACCGACAGAGAGGGGGCGAATGGCGTGCTTATCAGCTTGCGGGATTCCGGTCCGGGACTGGATCCGAAGAACGTCGACCGCCTGTTCGAAGCCTTCTACACCACCAAGGCCGCGGGCATGGGCATGGGCCTGGCCATCTGCCGTTCGATCATCGAGGCCCACGGCGGACGGATGTGGGCCGGTGCGAATGAGCCTCGGGGCGCCGTCTTTCAGTTCACCCTGCCTCTAGAGCCAGACGAGACCGCTTCTGCCGGCATGGATGCCGATTTGCCCACTGTGCGCCGCCGAGCCTCGTGA
- a CDS encoding M20 aminoacylase family protein → MPIVNRIAALSDEMAAWRHDFHENPELLYEVHRTAGIVADKLRAFGCDEVVTGIGKTGVVGVIRGRKTGSGRTIGLRADMDALPILEAANVPYASKVPGKMHACGHDGHTAMLLGAAKYLAETRNFDGTAVVIFQPAEEGGGGGKAMVDDGMMTRWGIQEVYGMHNMPNLPEGHFATTPGAMLASSDTIEIIVTGKGGHAGALPHKAVDSVLIGSQIVNALQSIVARNVDPLKSAVISVTQFHAGTADNIIPETAVLRGTVRTLDPEVRDLVERRIGEVTDSIARAFGGSAETRYTRMYPVTMNHAREAGVAAEIARDIVGADRVNEKFIPMMGAEDFSFMLEARPGAMILVGMGDGQECHHPAYVFNDNILGHGASYWVRLIEKTMPAG, encoded by the coding sequence ATGCCCATCGTCAACCGCATCGCCGCCCTGTCAGACGAAATGGCCGCCTGGCGCCATGATTTTCATGAGAACCCGGAGCTGCTCTACGAGGTCCACCGCACCGCCGGCATCGTCGCCGACAAGCTGCGCGCGTTCGGCTGCGACGAGGTGGTGACGGGCATCGGCAAGACCGGCGTCGTCGGCGTGATCCGCGGCCGCAAGACCGGCTCCGGTCGCACCATCGGCCTGCGCGCCGACATGGACGCGCTGCCGATTCTGGAAGCCGCCAATGTGCCCTACGCCTCGAAGGTGCCGGGCAAGATGCACGCCTGCGGCCATGACGGCCACACCGCAATGCTGCTCGGCGCCGCAAAATATCTCGCCGAGACGCGCAATTTCGACGGCACGGCCGTCGTCATCTTCCAGCCGGCCGAAGAAGGCGGCGGCGGCGGCAAGGCGATGGTCGACGACGGGATGATGACGCGCTGGGGCATTCAGGAAGTCTACGGCATGCATAACATGCCGAACCTGCCCGAGGGCCATTTTGCGACGACGCCGGGCGCAATGCTCGCCTCCTCCGACACCATCGAGATCATCGTCACCGGCAAGGGCGGGCACGCCGGCGCCCTGCCACACAAGGCGGTCGACAGCGTCCTGATCGGCTCGCAGATCGTCAACGCGCTGCAATCGATCGTTGCGCGCAACGTCGATCCCTTGAAGTCGGCGGTGATCTCGGTCACGCAGTTCCACGCTGGTACGGCCGACAACATCATTCCTGAGACCGCGGTGCTTCGCGGCACCGTGCGCACGCTCGACCCCGAGGTGCGCGATCTCGTCGAGCGTCGCATCGGTGAGGTCACCGACAGCATCGCGCGCGCCTTTGGCGGATCGGCCGAGACTAGATACACCCGCATGTATCCGGTGACGATGAACCATGCGCGCGAGGCCGGCGTCGCCGCCGAAATCGCCCGCGACATCGTCGGCGCCGATCGGGTCAACGAAAAGTTCATCCCGATGATGGGCGCCGAAGACTTTTCCTTCATGCTGGAGGCCCGCCCCGGCGCGATGATCCTGGTCGGCATGGGCGATGGCCAGGAATGCCACCACCCCGCCTACGTCTTCAACGACAACATCCTTGGCCACGGCGCCTCCTATTGGGTGCGCCTGATCGAGAAGACGATGCCGGCGGGTTAG
- the purB gene encoding adenylosuccinate lyase has translation MIPRYTRPEMASIWEPQTRFKIWFEIEAHAADALAELGTIPKQAAKTVWDKARNVTFDVARIDEIERETKHDVIAFLTHLAEIVGPEARFVHQGMTSSDVLDTCLNVQLTRAADLLLADLDKVLAALKKRAFEHKMTPTIGRSHGIHAEPVTFGLKLAFAYAEFSRAKERLIAARKEVATCAISGAVGTFAQIDPRVEAHVAKAMGLVPEPISTQVIPRDRHAMYFATLGVIASSVERLAVEIRHLQRTEVLEAEEFFSEGQKGSSAMPHKRNPVLSENLTGLSRMVRAYVTPALENVVLWHERDISHSSAERMMAPDATVTLDFALVRLAGLIDKLLVYPANMQKNLDRLGGLVHSQRVLLALTQKGASREDSYKLVQRNAMPVWRGEGDFLQLLKKDAEVKKYLTDAEIEEQFDLGYHLKHVDTIFKRVFGES, from the coding sequence ATGATCCCCCGCTATACCCGCCCGGAAATGGCCTCGATCTGGGAGCCGCAGACGCGGTTCAAGATCTGGTTCGAGATCGAGGCGCATGCGGCGGACGCGCTCGCCGAGCTCGGGACCATCCCGAAGCAAGCCGCCAAGACGGTCTGGGACAAGGCCCGTAACGTCACCTTCGACGTCGCCCGCATCGACGAGATCGAGCGCGAGACCAAGCACGACGTCATCGCCTTCCTCACCCATCTCGCCGAGATCGTCGGCCCCGAGGCGCGCTTCGTGCACCAGGGCATGACCTCCTCCGACGTGCTCGACACCTGCCTCAACGTGCAGCTCACCCGCGCCGCCGACCTTTTGCTCGCCGACCTCGACAAGGTGCTGGCGGCGCTGAAGAAGCGCGCCTTCGAGCACAAGATGACGCCGACCATCGGCCGCAGCCACGGCATCCATGCCGAGCCAGTCACCTTCGGCCTCAAGCTCGCCTTTGCCTATGCGGAATTCTCGCGCGCCAAGGAGCGGCTGATCGCGGCACGCAAGGAAGTCGCGACCTGCGCGATTTCAGGCGCAGTCGGCACGTTCGCCCAGATCGACCCCCGCGTCGAAGCGCATGTTGCCAAAGCGATGGGGCTCGTGCCCGAGCCGATCTCGACGCAGGTCATCCCGCGCGATCGCCACGCGATGTATTTTGCCACGCTGGGCGTGATCGCCTCCTCGGTCGAGCGCCTCGCCGTCGAGATCCGTCATCTGCAGCGCACCGAGGTGCTGGAAGCCGAAGAGTTCTTCTCGGAAGGGCAAAAGGGTTCTTCCGCAATGCCGCACAAGCGCAACCCGGTGCTGTCCGAAAACCTCACCGGACTCTCCCGCATGGTGCGCGCTTATGTGACGCCGGCGCTGGAGAACGTCGTGCTCTGGCACGAGCGCGACATCTCGCACTCCTCGGCCGAGCGCATGATGGCGCCTGATGCGACCGTGACGCTCGATTTTGCGCTGGTGCGCCTCGCCGGCCTGATCGACAAGTTGCTGGTGTACCCCGCCAACATGCAGAAGAACCTCGACCGCCTCGGCGGCCTCGTGCATTCGCAGCGCGTGCTGCTGGCGCTGACGCAGAAGGGCGCGAGCCGCGAGGACTCCTACAAGCTCGTGCAGCGCAATGCGATGCCGGTCTGGCGCGGCGAAGGCGACTTCCTCCAGCTCCTGAAGAAGGACGCGGAGGTGAAGAAGTATCTCACCGACGCCGAGATCGAGGAGCAGTTCGACCTCGGCTATCACCTCAAGCACGTCGACACGATCTTCAAGCGCGTGTTCGGAGAGAGCTGA
- a CDS encoding TetR family transcriptional regulator, producing MNEAVVLTPERILEVTEDVLRRYGLAKATVVDVARALDVSHGSVYRHCPSKASLREAVAKRWLDRIDAPLRKIAEDSTGPASARLDAWLRTLFAAKRSRVLDDPEMFQTYLTLAREACAAVKCHKDTMIDQIASILTDGVKQGVFAVDDVKASARAIFDATVRFHHPAHADEWKDADLPARVDATLALVLRGLKAA from the coding sequence ATGAATGAAGCCGTGGTTCTGACCCCCGAGCGCATCCTCGAAGTGACCGAGGACGTGCTGCGGCGCTATGGACTTGCCAAAGCCACAGTGGTGGACGTTGCGCGTGCGCTCGATGTGAGCCACGGCAGCGTCTATCGTCATTGTCCGAGCAAGGCTTCGCTGCGCGAGGCGGTCGCCAAACGCTGGCTCGACCGCATCGACGCGCCCTTGCGCAAGATCGCCGAAGACAGCACCGGTCCGGCGTCGGCCCGGCTGGACGCCTGGCTGCGCACGCTGTTCGCCGCCAAGCGTTCACGCGTGCTCGATGACCCCGAGATGTTCCAGACCTATCTGACGCTGGCGCGCGAGGCCTGTGCGGCCGTCAAATGTCACAAGGACACGATGATCGATCAGATCGCGTCTATCCTGACCGACGGCGTGAAGCAGGGCGTATTCGCCGTGGACGACGTCAAGGCCAGCGCACGCGCGATATTCGATGCGACCGTCCGTTTCCACCACCCGGCCCATGCCGACGAGTGGAAGGACGCCGATCTGCCCGCCCGCGTCGATGCGACGCTCGCGCTGGTGTTGCGCGGGTTGAAGGCGGCCTAA
- a CDS encoding response regulator transcription factor → MNELDAKGISVLLVDDHPIVRQGYRRVLESQGDLHVVAEADNAADAYAAFKAHDPDVVVMDISMPGASGLEAIRNIRARNPRARVLVFTMHNEAVLVKSAFNAGANGFVTKSSEPSAVVRAVRSVARGERAMSDDIAHVLAEASLSPTGSVLDQLGEREIEILRQFAAGATTEQIASYLNLSVKTVQNYHYLIKTKTGARTDAQLVRLAATCGLTKL, encoded by the coding sequence ATGAACGAGCTCGACGCAAAAGGCATCTCGGTGCTGCTGGTCGACGATCACCCGATCGTTCGCCAAGGCTATCGCCGCGTGCTGGAAAGCCAGGGCGATCTGCATGTGGTGGCGGAAGCCGACAACGCGGCCGACGCCTATGCCGCCTTCAAGGCGCACGATCCGGACGTCGTGGTGATGGATATCTCGATGCCCGGCGCCAGCGGGCTGGAAGCGATCAGGAACATCCGCGCGCGCAATCCCCGCGCCCGCGTCCTGGTGTTCACCATGCACAACGAGGCAGTGCTGGTGAAATCCGCGTTCAATGCGGGGGCCAACGGCTTCGTCACCAAGAGCAGCGAACCCTCCGCCGTCGTCAGGGCGGTCCGCAGCGTCGCGCGCGGCGAGCGTGCGATGAGCGACGACATCGCCCATGTGCTGGCCGAGGCAAGCCTGTCACCGACGGGATCGGTGCTCGATCAACTGGGCGAGCGGGAAATCGAGATCTTGCGCCAGTTCGCGGCCGGCGCAACGACGGAGCAGATCGCCTCATACCTCAATCTCAGTGTGAAGACGGTGCAGAACTATCACTACCTGATCAAGACCAAGACCGGCGCGCGCACGGACGCGCAGCTCGTGCGGCTCGCGGCGACGTGTGGGCTGACGAAGCTTTAG
- a CDS encoding sensor histidine kinase, which translates to MRLVLQLVGRLLVIVALCLGAATVWATVDAHRSVDRATSASAQRVAKALEALYWRELLLRSNREREHLLPVPDWRTLETMKLISPGVCVQFAPATAFEKPLCGQSQGIGQAAPRWFAAIVPSFLGSHAEVVRPVSDRAAAAGTVIATPDPAAAISLAWEYTLNVLDVALLMSVAIALLASLAIAHTLAPARSIVTALQRMARGQYRTPLPRFRSMELAMIGQAVGELGDRLEEATAQRAALTRRLLEIREDERRALARELHDEFGQNLSAILAFANTIETASAKDKNGHAITQDARMISQATHHIMACLRGTLNRLRHPLPEELGLEASLVNLVDSWRSQSATQPVIQLDLRGDLAGVRGVAATTAYRVAQECLTNALRHSAAREIVLRIERRSGDENALLIRVEDDGGGDAERVARSAGHGLTGIRERVTAAGGSLLIAPANRGLSVAAKIPLAA; encoded by the coding sequence ATGCGCCTCGTGCTTCAGCTTGTCGGCCGACTGCTCGTCATCGTCGCGCTTTGCCTCGGGGCCGCCACGGTCTGGGCCACCGTGGACGCCCATCGCAGCGTCGATCGCGCCACCTCCGCCTCCGCCCAGCGGGTGGCAAAGGCCCTCGAAGCCCTCTATTGGCGAGAGCTTTTGTTGCGCAGCAACAGAGAGCGCGAACATCTGCTGCCGGTTCCCGACTGGCGCACGCTCGAGACCATGAAGCTGATCTCGCCGGGCGTCTGCGTGCAGTTCGCGCCCGCGACCGCCTTCGAGAAGCCGCTCTGCGGCCAGAGCCAGGGCATCGGCCAGGCCGCCCCGCGCTGGTTTGCGGCTATCGTGCCGTCCTTCCTCGGCAGCCATGCCGAGGTGGTCCGTCCCGTGAGCGACCGGGCTGCCGCGGCCGGCACCGTCATCGCGACGCCCGATCCGGCCGCTGCGATCTCGCTCGCCTGGGAATACACCCTCAATGTGCTCGACGTCGCGCTCTTGATGTCGGTGGCGATTGCGCTGCTCGCCTCGCTCGCGATCGCGCATACGCTTGCGCCGGCGCGCTCGATCGTCACCGCCTTGCAGCGCATGGCGCGCGGCCAGTACCGCACGCCGCTGCCGCGCTTCCGCTCCATGGAGCTCGCGATGATCGGCCAGGCCGTCGGCGAGCTCGGCGACCGGCTCGAGGAAGCGACCGCCCAGCGCGCGGCGCTGACGCGGCGCCTGCTCGAGATCCGCGAGGACGAGCGGCGGGCGCTCGCCCGCGAGCTGCACGACGAGTTCGGCCAAAACCTCTCGGCCATCCTCGCCTTCGCCAACACCATCGAGACGGCCAGCGCAAAGGACAAGAACGGACACGCGATCACGCAGGACGCGCGCATGATCTCGCAGGCCACCCATCACATCATGGCATGCCTGCGCGGGACGTTGAACCGTCTGCGCCACCCACTGCCTGAGGAACTCGGCCTGGAGGCGAGCCTGGTGAATCTGGTCGATAGCTGGCGCTCGCAGAGCGCGACGCAGCCGGTGATCCAGCTCGATCTCAGGGGCGATCTCGCCGGTGTGCGCGGCGTCGCGGCCACCACCGCCTATCGCGTCGCGCAGGAATGCCTGACAAATGCGCTGCGCCACAGCGCGGCGCGCGAGATCGTCTTGCGCATCGAGCGCCGGTCGGGCGACGAGAATGCGCTGCTGATCCGCGTCGAGGACGACGGCGGCGGCGATGCCGAGCGGGTCGCGCGCTCGGCCGGCCATGGCCTGACCGGCATCCGCGAACGGGTTACCGCAGCGGGCGGCTCGCTGTTGATTGCGCCCGCCAACCGCGGTCTGAGCGTCGCGGCCAAAATCCCGCTCGCCGCGTGA
- a CDS encoding MotA/TolQ/ExbB proton channel family protein: protein MSTVTIGRMALPAGDDASERSALLLWMIFTGLSVFAVVLLWRFGLIRLMVASDRTYISSLIAVLYIVTCGHCFWRTRAIAREGAAARRCRAVLASVDGAKALDAGATSLPPGLVRDHIASLATKAAAQDYRAVDQTLLLRTLADRLRGSNGFGAFVSDTLMKLGLLGTIIGFIIMLAPIATLDAADKAAMKTSMGLMSDGMAVAMYTTLAGLVGSILVRIQYYMLDAATQRVFSDAVMMTETYVTPALERKGADKGAGKGLGKGLETSP, encoded by the coding sequence ATGAGCACTGTGACCATTGGACGGATGGCGCTGCCCGCCGGAGATGATGCCTCCGAGCGAAGCGCGCTGCTGCTGTGGATGATCTTTACGGGCCTGTCGGTCTTCGCCGTGGTGCTGCTCTGGCGCTTCGGCTTGATCCGCCTGATGGTGGCCTCCGACAGGACCTACATTTCGAGCCTGATCGCGGTCCTCTATATCGTCACCTGCGGCCATTGCTTCTGGCGCACCCGCGCCATCGCGCGGGAGGGAGCGGCAGCACGGCGCTGCCGCGCGGTGCTGGCCTCAGTCGACGGCGCCAAAGCGCTGGACGCCGGCGCAACGTCGCTGCCGCCAGGGCTGGTCAGGGATCACATCGCAAGTCTCGCGACGAAAGCGGCGGCGCAGGACTATCGCGCGGTCGACCAGACGCTTCTGCTCAGGACGCTAGCGGATCGCCTGCGCGGTTCCAACGGCTTTGGCGCCTTCGTCTCGGATACGCTGATGAAGCTCGGCCTGCTCGGAACCATCATCGGCTTCATCATCATGCTGGCGCCGATCGCGACGCTTGATGCTGCCGACAAGGCCGCGATGAAGACCTCGATGGGGCTGATGAGCGACGGCATGGCGGTCGCGATGTACACCACGCTCGCGGGCCTCGTCGGCTCGATCCTGGTCCGCATCCAGTATTACATGCTGGATGCCGCAACCCAGCGGGTGTTCTCCGACGCCGTGATGATGACCGAGACCTATGTGACGCCGGCTCTCGAACGCAAAGGCGCTGACAAGGGTGCGGGCAAGGGTCTGGGCAAGGGTCTGGAAACGTCGCCATGA
- a CDS encoding sensor histidine kinase, with protein MLEPNTAQTIAISFHELATNAAKYGSLSTADGRVEIAWSLTADGRLSLRWIETGGPNVAPPMHRGFGTRVMENTIAGQLKGEVRFDWRDQGLTCGIALPARTARSLGRLLQDAG; from the coding sequence ATGCTGGAGCCGAATACGGCTCAGACGATTGCAATCTCCTTTCATGAACTTGCCACCAACGCGGCAAAATACGGATCGCTATCGACAGCGGATGGTCGCGTTGAAATCGCTTGGTCGCTTACGGCGGACGGACGGCTCAGTTTGCGCTGGATTGAAACGGGCGGGCCGAACGTCGCGCCGCCCATGCACCGCGGGTTCGGCACGCGCGTTATGGAAAACACGATTGCAGGCCAACTCAAGGGTGAGGTGCGTTTTGATTGGCGCGATCAGGGACTCACCTGCGGAATCGCCCTGCCGGCACGTACGGCCCGCTCGCTGGGGCGCTTACTCCAAGACGCCGGGTGA
- a CDS encoding DUF1488 domain-containing protein, with product MIQFPNHSRSYDGTRRAVHFWGYDSAIEASFFIEEDALRRLQPDARPDESGFLNAFDSNRDVICAAAAKMYVRGSRGSYDLVAANFSKVS from the coding sequence ATGATCCAATTTCCAAATCATAGTCGGTCATATGACGGAACGCGGCGTGCCGTGCATTTTTGGGGCTACGATAGCGCGATTGAGGCATCATTTTTCATAGAGGAAGACGCTTTGAGGCGACTTCAACCGGATGCACGCCCCGACGAATCAGGCTTCCTGAACGCGTTTGATTCCAATCGTGATGTGATATGTGCCGCCGCCGCAAAGATGTACGTCCGCGGCAGCAGGGGCTCCTATGACCTGGTCGCCGCTAATTTTTCGAAAGTCTCCTGA
- a CDS encoding helix-turn-helix transcriptional regulator, with translation MLPRRIEDRRLFSTPHALTEWRERFGYSQRQAADAIDCSRGAWAGYEKGDQPIAKCIPLAVAAVSLGVGR, from the coding sequence TTGCTGCCGCGCCGGATCGAGGACAGACGCCTGTTCTCAACGCCGCATGCGCTGACCGAATGGCGCGAGCGGTTCGGCTATTCGCAGCGGCAAGCTGCCGACGCGATCGATTGCTCGCGCGGCGCATGGGCCGGTTATGAGAAGGGCGACCAGCCGATCGCGAAATGCATCCCGCTCGCGGTCGCGGCGGTCTCGCTCGGAGTCGGCCGATGA
- a CDS encoding metallophosphoesterase, which translates to MRLAVFADIHANRQAFDACLKVARARGAERIVLLGDFVGYGADPEWVVDTAMELVRQGAVAVRGNHDQAVNSTAETMNAEAQMAIEWTRGRLGAPQRRFLAELPLTVEDQDRLYVHSEASQPARWHYVRATPDAARCMIATPAHVTFCGHIHRPALYSMSATAKMTSFVPKTDVPVQLLRGRQWLAVLGSVGQPRDGNPAASFALFDTDSCEITYCRVPYDIETAASRIRDNGLPHWLADRLSQGR; encoded by the coding sequence GTGCGACTGGCCGTTTTTGCCGATATCCATGCCAACCGGCAGGCCTTCGACGCATGCCTGAAGGTGGCGCGGGCGCGCGGCGCCGAGCGCATCGTGCTGCTTGGTGACTTCGTTGGCTATGGCGCCGATCCGGAATGGGTGGTGGACACCGCGATGGAGCTGGTCAGGCAGGGCGCCGTCGCGGTGCGCGGCAACCACGACCAGGCCGTGAACTCCACCGCCGAGACCATGAACGCCGAGGCGCAGATGGCGATCGAATGGACGCGCGGCCGGCTTGGCGCGCCGCAGCGGCGCTTCCTCGCCGAACTGCCGCTGACGGTCGAGGACCAGGATCGCCTCTACGTGCATTCGGAAGCATCCCAGCCTGCACGCTGGCACTATGTCCGCGCCACACCTGATGCCGCGCGCTGCATGATCGCAACGCCGGCCCACGTTACTTTCTGCGGCCACATCCACCGTCCCGCGCTCTATTCGATGTCGGCGACGGCGAAGATGACGAGTTTTGTGCCGAAGACCGACGTGCCGGTGCAGCTCTTGCGCGGCCGGCAATGGCTGGCGGTGCTCGGCTCGGTCGGCCAGCCGCGCGACGGCAATCCCGCCGCGTCCTTCGCGCTGTTCGACACCGACAGCTGCGAGATCACCTATTGCCGCGTGCCCTATGACATCGAGACGGCCGCGAGCCGCATCCGGGACAACGGCCTGCCGCATTGGCTCGCCGACCGGCTGTCGCAGGGGCGCTGA